Proteins encoded by one window of Anaeromyxobacter sp.:
- a CDS encoding response regulator produces MARKKTVLVVDDSQAVIDALTAAFEEGGYAVAAASDGEEVFRKMASADPDALLLDIYMPKLNGADVCRLIKAHPHWKKTYLVLMSSRIGDKEVETYRRIGADEILKKPFDPAAAVQLVARAIGSSGL; encoded by the coding sequence ATGGCCCGGAAGAAGACCGTCCTGGTGGTGGACGACTCGCAGGCGGTGATCGACGCGCTCACCGCGGCCTTCGAGGAGGGCGGCTACGCCGTGGCCGCCGCCAGCGACGGCGAGGAGGTCTTCCGCAAGATGGCCTCGGCCGACCCGGACGCCCTGCTGCTCGACATCTACATGCCCAAGCTGAACGGGGCCGACGTGTGCCGGCTCATCAAGGCCCACCCGCACTGGAAGAAGACCTACCTGGTGCTGATGAGCTCGCGCATCGGCGACAAGGAGGTCGAGACCTACCGGCGCATCGGGGCCGACGAGATCCTGAAGAAGCCCTTCGACCCGGCCGCGGCGGTCCAGCTGGTGGCCCGCGCCATCGGCTCCTCCGGCCTCTAG